The Alteromonas mediterranea DE genome contains the following window.
TCTTCATCAGTGTAAGTTAACGCGGTCCACACCTCTGAATACGATAGCGTACGATGGCCATTTTCAATGATTGTGTGCGTTGTTTCTTTTAATGTTTGTGCACTTTCACCATTGGCAATGGCCGTATCGAGCGTGGCGTAATAGTCTGAAGCAACAAAGTCGCTCGCTAAATTAATCGCTTCTAGATCTGGACAGTTAAAACAGGTGCCGCTTAAGAAAAGCAGTTCGCCTGAAGGTTCACCGCCTTCGTCAGGTGTATCGCCGCCGTCTGTCGCCCCAGACGAGCTAACTGAAATGCTTTCAAGGTTAAGATATTCGGATCCTGCGTTGTTTGCCATAGCAACTTTAAGAACAAGGCTGTTCCCGCTGCCAATAGCAGCCGAAACGTTGCCGTTCTCAAAATCGTCTTTTACTGTGTGGGCACTACCAGCAATAGGTGCAATAAGTTCAAACGCCCCACCGTCGATGGAATAGAAAACGTCTATATAGTCAGCCTCTTCCATGGTGCCGCTTTTAGATAACAAAGCGTCGATAGTAATGTTACCCTGACCGGTTATGTCTATAGACTCACTTTGCCACACCACTTCGCCATCAACATCACGCGCTTGCATTGCGCCATTTGCTACGCGAAACCAGTCTGACGTTGCCGTTAATTCACCCGTGGAAACATCAATTGACCAGCGACTGACATCTTCAATAGTGACATTAGTTCCTATTTCGATGGGGCCAGTGGCGCCCTTGCCTTGCAGCTCACTGGCTTCGAAATCTTCTTGCCATAGCGTATCTGCACCTGCGTTTAGCGATATTACGCCGAATGATAATGCCCCGGCTAATAGTGCATTAATCACTTTTGCTGACTTTCTCAGCGTGTACTTTTGTGTGTTACCCTCATTAATCATTTTGCTTTCCGCTTTTTGTATAAGGAAGGTATAAATTCATATACATACGTATACACAGCAAGCAGTTAACGAAAATAATAATATAAACGTCACACTTCAATAAATTCATAAACTTAAGCGTTTAAAATAAGTTTACTTGTTTATTAACTCTACTGAACCTTGGTACAGGGAAAGTTGATTTGTCACATATCTAAAATGTTTCAAAATTGAAACATTTAAATGGTTTATCGTGGTGCATATTACCGTTTTATGCACAAAAAAAGAGCGCACATCAGGCGCTCTTTTTGGCGTTATTTATTAAATAGTGAAGACGAGGCTGGCTTTACCGTACCTTTATTTTAATGCTCTGAATGTAAGAGGCTCCCAACGACGTTTTAAGACGCTAGTTTCCGCCCCATACATTACTGCGTTGTCACTTAAAAGTGATAACGGCGCAGCTGCATTTGCATTTCTTTTATTTGCTGAACTAGGGCGTCACAGTTATCAACCACTTCTTTTGCGTAATCACTATTCGCGCTGCCTACATGCTGAATACTGTTTAACCCTTTGTTTACATCATCAGCCACCGAGGTTTGGCCTTCTGCCATCGTCGAGGCATCTTGGTTAAGTGCGGTAATGCGCGCGACCGCGTCTAGCGCTTGCTTTAACGAATCACCGGCGTTTTTAGTCGTTTCCACGGTTTTAAACGCTGTTTCTTTGTTTTGCTGCATTTTTTCAGAGGCCACACGACTGCCCTGCTGTAAGCGTTCGATCATAATGCGAATTTCTTCGGTCGAAGATTGCGTTCTACTGGCCAAAGAACGTACTTCATCGGCCACGACCGCAAAGCCCCTTCCCTGCTCACCCGCCCGTGCGGCTTCTATCGCAGCGTTTAACGCGAGAAGATTCGTTTGTTCGGCAATATTTCTAATTACTTCCATTACACCGCTAATTTCTTCGCTTGCCTGCGCTAACTCGGCTATCACCTGCACAGAAGCGTCTACATCATTCGCTTGCGATTGAATATCATTAATGGTTTCAGCCAACACGCTCACGCTATTTCTTGTATCTTGATCGGCCGCGTGCGCAGCTTCACTTGAACTGCGTATTGTCGAAGACACGGTTCTTGCGTTTTCTTGCATTAACGAAATAGCATTGTCTATTGAGTCAGATTCCTGACTAAGCTGAGAGACAGACTCTTGTGAACGCATGGCGGTAATATTGAGAGCTTCAGACTTAGCCAGCATATGGTCAGTGGCCACATCGACACTTTGTAGCGTGTCTTGCAGTTGACTTAAAAGGCCATTAAATGCGCGGGCCATGATGCCAAATTCATCACTCCGGGAGGCTTGGAAACGAAAGGTTAAATCCCCTTCGCCTGAAGAAAGGTTATTCACTACACCAATAAACTCATCTAGAGGCCGTCCGACAATATATTTCACTAAAAGCCAAATGGTAATAAGCACACCAGCACTGGCTAGTACTATCTTAAAAACCACGCTAAGAACGGCATTTCTTACCATTGCAGATTTTTCCGCGGTAGAAGCGGCGAGAATGATGTCATAGCCCCATGGAGAAAAAGGAACTTCTGTCACCATCCAGTTGTCATTGCTCGCTAGCGCGTTAGCAACCTCTTTACTATCCACGTGGGATGAATGCATTCGAATATTACCCTTGGCATCGCGTAGCGCTACAAACCCCTCTTTTAATACATGACTTTGCTTTATTGCTTGCTCGAGCACCTGCAAATCGGCGGAATACCCGACGTACCAAATACCAATAACCTCACCGGCGTCATTAAACATGGGCTCATAACCGGTAAGATAGGGACTGCCAAGTATATCTACTGCACCGTAGTAAGCCTGTTGTTGGTTTATTTTCTTAATGGCTTTGCCGTTTGGCGCTAACTTTGTGCCTATGGCACGCTCGCCATTTTTTATCACGTTAGTGCTAATGCGAATATAATCGTCACCAGTCTTACTAAAAATGGTAGCCGTGCCACCCATAACCTCGGTTAAGCTATCCACTAAATCGAAAGAGTTGGCCTGAGGGGCCGAACCTAATCGCACCTGGCGCGCCTGTGTATTCTTCACGCTTACATAGTCACCTTGATTTGGCACGCCAAGCGCGTCTGCGCGCAGTTTAAGCAGCGACATACTGCTTTTTACACGCTCTAGCATTATGGCATCGGTGATCGTGAGAATATTTACCAGCCTATCTGCAGTATTGGATTTTTGTTCTTGGACCTGATCAGATATAGTTGACGACGTTGTTATGACCGTCGCCGTAGCGACTATTAACGCGAGTAAAGCAATGACAGCAGAGATAGAAAATAAAAACTTTCTTTGAATAGACATGTATGTTCTCAGTTTAACAAGGTTTAAAACTCCTCACTCCTTTGAGTAGCACTAAATCCAACGACCTAATAAAAAGCCAGTATTACAACGCAAAATTGCCTTTATTGAATTTAGGCTATTTTGACATTAAGGCAAATTATCCAATCGTTTATAATTTCATGAAAAATTGAGAATTTGACAGCCTATTAAGGTCTACAACTACTTCATGTGAACTTTCCCACCCACGATTTTAAATGCCGGCGCGCCCCGAATCATTGCGTTTCTAGCAAACTGCCCTTTGCAGGACGGGCAAATACCCTCTTTTTCGGTGTAATCCTCAACAATGCGCTCTTTGAAACATTTAACTAAGGCCCCCTTGCCGCCTTTACGATACTTAAACAACTGAAACTTACACTTAGCGCAATAAATTTGTACGGTTCTTACGGGACCTTTTGGATTGGGTTTTGCCATAGCTAATTTAGTTGCTCCATTTTTAAATTTCATCTTTTGTCGAAGTGCGACAAATTACTAATCTTGGTTATACTCTATATTGGGCAGTCCGCCCTAGTGTAACAACGACTCCTCAACACAGCATCCGTTGTCGAGTAGCGAATGAAGGTAATATCAATGAAGATAATTGCAGCCCTGTGTTTTTTGTTGTCAGCCCCACTTTATGCCGGCACCGCAGTAATTGTTAACGCTAACAATAATTCTGGAATAGACATCGATACGGTAAAGAAAATCTATTTAGGTAAGGTAAAAGCATTTCCTGACGGCAGCCGTGCTATTCCGCTTACATTTGAACAAGGCAACAACACAAGAAACGCATTCAATAATAATGTGCTGGGTAAATCTGAGTCTCAATACTCTGCATTTTGGTCAAAGCTTGTTTTTACGGGTAGGGGTACACCACCAGAGATGATAGCGACCGAAGATGAAATGCTTAACCTTGTTGCTACTAACCCAAATACCATCGGCTTTATTGACGAAAGTAAAGTGGACAGTAACGTCAAAGTAGTGGGTACATTTTAGGTAGTTTCACATTTGCAGTAAAAGCGACGCCACATTATTTATTGGCGTCGCTTCGATTCTGCTTATTCAATCGGGGTAGTTAGCGAAATGATTGATGTTGGCAAATGCCATAATCACGTCTTTAGCAAAATCTACCCTAGGATTGCCTAACGCCCCTTTCTTCCAAACAAGATAAATTTCATTTTCAGGCCCGCTTTTACCAAGCGGTATTAACTCGCCTTTCGCTATCCCTTCTTTACACAGATAGCCTGGTAACACTGAGTAACCAATACCGGCTTTTACAATGCTGCTTATTGCACGAATATCTGGGCATACAGCAGCAACCGGCGACTCGCATGGCGCGTTAAAAACCTCTGAAAAATAACGGCGAATCAGTGGAAGTTGCTCGTCGTAGGTTACCAGTTTATGCTGATTTAATAGCGCTGCGGTTATTTCTTCATCTTTGAGAAGCTTTCCTTGAACTCGATTCATAACCAGAATTAAACGCTCTTTGTCTAACATTTGGTATTCATACATTGCATCCGTCGGTTCTGATGCGGTGATAGCAAGTTCGGCAACATCATTTTCCAGCAACGCATAGGTGTTATTTTTATTGCCTGTATGAATAACTAAGTTCACCTTATCGGCTTGCAGTAGGTTAGCAAGCGCTGGCCCCGCTACCGAACTAAGGTATTCTGCCGGCCCGGCGAGATGTAACGTGCCGTGGTCGGTGGATGCTCTACTGCGTATAGACGCGACCTTTTGCTCTAACGTATCAATATGGCTGGCCACCTGAAGGGCTAAATCGTCGGCAATTGGTGTAGGCTCCACTCCCCGCGCTTTTCTCACAAACAGCTCTTTGCCAACAATATTCTCCATGGCTTGGATGTGTGATGTCACTGCCGGCTGTGACATATGCAGGCGCGATGCAGCACGTGTAATATTCCCACTTCGATATACTTCTACGAAGGTTTTAAGCTGAGTTAAAT
Protein-coding sequences here:
- a CDS encoding phosphate ABC transporter substrate-binding protein, producing the protein MKIIAALCFLLSAPLYAGTAVIVNANNNSGIDIDTVKKIYLGKVKAFPDGSRAIPLTFEQGNNTRNAFNNNVLGKSESQYSAFWSKLVFTGRGTPPEMIATEDEMLNLVATNPNTIGFIDESKVDSNVKVVGTF
- a CDS encoding LysR family transcriptional regulator, producing the protein MSYLTQLKTFVEVYRSGNITRAASRLHMSQPAVTSHIQAMENIVGKELFVRKARGVEPTPIADDLALQVASHIDTLEQKVASIRSRASTDHGTLHLAGPAEYLSSVAGPALANLLQADKVNLVIHTGNKNNTYALLENDVAELAITASEPTDAMYEYQMLDKERLILVMNRVQGKLLKDEEITAALLNQHKLVTYDEQLPLIRRYFSEVFNAPCESPVAAVCPDIRAISSIVKAGIGYSVLPGYLCKEGIAKGELIPLGKSGPENEIYLVWKKGALGNPRVDFAKDVIMAFANINHFANYPD
- a CDS encoding Cache 3/Cache 2 fusion domain-containing protein produces the protein MSIQRKFLFSISAVIALLALIVATATVITTSSTISDQVQEQKSNTADRLVNILTITDAIMLERVKSSMSLLKLRADALGVPNQGDYVSVKNTQARQVRLGSAPQANSFDLVDSLTEVMGGTATIFSKTGDDYIRISTNVIKNGERAIGTKLAPNGKAIKKINQQQAYYGAVDILGSPYLTGYEPMFNDAGEVIGIWYVGYSADLQVLEQAIKQSHVLKEGFVALRDAKGNIRMHSSHVDSKEVANALASNDNWMVTEVPFSPWGYDIILAASTAEKSAMVRNAVLSVVFKIVLASAGVLITIWLLVKYIVGRPLDEFIGVVNNLSSGEGDLTFRFQASRSDEFGIMARAFNGLLSQLQDTLQSVDVATDHMLAKSEALNITAMRSQESVSQLSQESDSIDNAISLMQENARTVSSTIRSSSEAAHAADQDTRNSVSVLAETINDIQSQANDVDASVQVIAELAQASEEISGVMEVIRNIAEQTNLLALNAAIEAARAGEQGRGFAVVADEVRSLASRTQSSTEEIRIMIERLQQGSRVASEKMQQNKETAFKTVETTKNAGDSLKQALDAVARITALNQDASTMAEGQTSVADDVNKGLNSIQHVGSANSDYAKEVVDNCDALVQQIKEMQMQLRRYHF